The following proteins are encoded in a genomic region of Micrococcaceae bacterium Sec5.8:
- a CDS encoding DUF3883 domain-containing protein translates to MQGSAWSSPENTAVVNSYLRMLLCEWNGIPYNKSSERRALSPMLSKRTDSSIEMKHRNISAILLAYGIPPIYGYKPLPNIQISLEAAVLEGIGGIENFGDLAMQSMTSIGMNSDVPALEPAEIPSVTAPWKSARLRRQVISNDLLAAEAQSGAVHLMALKAVALHEKRTLAASERSDLAAAVEIRKNDYRTGTGLVISRSISGSLRTILVKATNSLAEFPFMVSSDEVDLSLDASSGFRLYRVYGLRHRPGFYKLRGSLRAAAQLTASEYTVLPRS, encoded by the coding sequence ATGCAAGGCTCAGCCTGGAGCTCCCCCGAAAACACCGCGGTAGTCAACAGCTATCTGCGCATGTTGCTATGCGAGTGGAACGGCATTCCATACAACAAGTCGTCAGAACGACGCGCGCTGTCCCCCATGCTGAGCAAGCGCACAGACTCGTCGATTGAAATGAAACATAGAAATATTAGCGCGATACTTCTCGCATATGGAATACCACCGATTTACGGATACAAACCGCTCCCAAATATTCAGATCTCCCTAGAAGCGGCCGTTTTAGAGGGAATTGGCGGTATTGAGAATTTTGGCGATCTCGCGATGCAGTCGATGACTTCCATTGGAATGAATTCGGATGTTCCCGCTTTGGAACCAGCCGAGATCCCCTCGGTAACCGCCCCTTGGAAGAGCGCAAGGCTGCGTAGACAGGTGATCTCCAATGATCTTCTCGCCGCCGAGGCGCAGTCCGGAGCCGTTCACCTTATGGCACTAAAGGCCGTTGCCCTGCACGAGAAGAGGACGCTGGCCGCTTCTGAACGCAGCGATCTGGCTGCAGCCGTGGAGATAAGGAAAAATGACTACAGAACCGGAACGGGACTGGTTATTTCCCGTTCCATTTCCGGCTCTCTCAGGACAATACTGGTCAAAGCCACAAACTCCCTTGCTGAATTCCCGTTCATGGTTTCGTCAGATGAGGTCGACCTTTCATTAGATGCATCATCAGGGTTTCGCTTGTACCGAGTATATGGACTACGCCATCGGCCGGGTTTCTACAAACTTAGGGGCAGTCTTAGAGCGGCAGCTCAACTCACGGCCAGCGAATACACCGTTCTGCCGCGGAGTTGA